The Bacteroidota bacterium genome includes a region encoding these proteins:
- a CDS encoding PorP/SprF family type IX secretion system membrane protein — translation MKLKNFCFTLLFFIVFSFTHAQQSIFSQYYFNPVYSNPAFTGSDYKLSIRSQYRSMWSGLGLGPNTALILAQSPIGLSSSSIGISLMNDYIGLSNSTEASVYYAYRFQTTFGRIAAGTNINFQNYTQDLTSALPKDPGDPALAADINLFLFNLGFGVAWENENGYFGLSTPGILKNAISETSNDPSSETLIQFNLIGAYTIDINSLWKITPSVLYKYLETMPSQMDMQAHLLYNDQFQLDLGYRTNTTYIVGVSYKFLDELQVGYCYDLDNSSFGSTSGGSHELTVGYVFNKSKSE, via the coding sequence ATGAAATTAAAAAATTTCTGTTTTACACTCTTATTTTTTATAGTGTTTTCATTTACTCATGCGCAGCAATCAATTTTTTCACAATACTACTTTAATCCTGTTTACAGCAATCCTGCTTTTACAGGAAGTGATTATAAATTAAGTATAAGATCACAATATCGGTCTATGTGGTCTGGCTTGGGATTGGGACCAAATACGGCCTTAATACTGGCACAAAGTCCTATTGGCTTATCATCTTCCTCAATCGGTATCAGTTTGATGAATGATTATATTGGACTTTCGAATTCCACAGAAGCATCTGTTTATTATGCATACAGGTTTCAAACAACGTTCGGTAGAATTGCTGCGGGAACAAATATTAATTTTCAAAACTATACTCAGGATCTTACTTCAGCATTACCAAAAGATCCCGGTGATCCTGCTTTGGCTGCCGACATTAATTTATTTTTGTTTAATTTGGGATTTGGTGTGGCTTGGGAAAATGAGAATGGATATTTTGGACTTTCCACTCCGGGTATTTTAAAAAATGCAATTTCTGAAACAAGTAATGATCCTTCTTCTGAAACTTTAATTCAATTTAATCTCATTGGTGCTTATACTATCGATATTAATTCTTTATGGAAAATAACACCTTCAGTTTTATATAAATATCTGGAAACTATGCCGAGTCAGATGGATATGCAGGCACACTTATTATACAACGATCAATTTCAATTAGACTTGGGCTATCGCACAAATACAACATATATAGTTGGAGTATCTTATAAATTTTTAGACGAGTTGCAGGTTGGATATTGTTACGATCTTGACAATAGTTCTTTTGGTTCCACTAGCGGAGGAAGTCATGAATTAACAGTGGGTTACGTTTTTAATAAAAGTAAATCGGAATAA
- a CDS encoding SUMF1/EgtB/PvdO family nonheme iron enzyme yields MQRVGLIIFTLAAGIIFCSFLFKTGPEKYLKKQGFRFISLSNENKEEGFFIFETEISNDTYKYFLNDLKSKGRTDDYEIARVDSSGWEIAFNDFAPYTNFYFQHESYDQYPVVNISYEGAVLYCKWLTEIYKSEGYDITVSLPDSIQWKTAAKGGNAENIYSWEGTANVNKKGFYKCNAKKEEECSYVTAPVYSFEKNNFGLYNTCGNVAEMLKEKGSHKGGSWNSSLNYVKLDSKDEYAGMSEPSPYIGFRPVAIINN; encoded by the coding sequence ATGCAAAGAGTCGGTTTAATAATATTTACTTTAGCGGCAGGAATAATATTTTGTTCTTTTTTGTTTAAAACAGGTCCAGAAAAATATTTAAAAAAACAAGGCTTCAGATTTATTTCATTATCAAATGAAAATAAGGAGGAAGGTTTTTTCATTTTTGAAACGGAGATTTCCAACGATACCTATAAATATTTTTTGAATGACCTTAAATCAAAAGGTCGTACCGATGATTATGAAATTGCAAGGGTAGACAGCAGCGGATGGGAGATCGCATTTAATGATTTTGCACCTTATACCAATTTCTATTTTCAACACGAATCTTATGATCAATATCCCGTTGTAAATATTTCTTATGAAGGTGCAGTATTATATTGTAAATGGCTGACCGAAATTTATAAAAGTGAAGGATATGATATAACTGTTTCTCTACCGGATTCAATTCAATGGAAAACTGCTGCGAAAGGTGGAAATGCAGAAAATATTTATAGTTGGGAAGGAACTGCGAATGTAAATAAGAAAGGTTTTTACAAATGCAATGCAAAAAAGGAGGAAGAATGCAGTTATGTTACAGCACCGGTATATTCGTTTGAAAAAAATAATTTCGGACTTTACAACACTTGTGGAAATGTTGCGGAAATGTTGAAGGAAAAAGGAAGTCACAAAGGTGGAAGCTGGAATAGCTCGTTGAATTACGTAAAATTAGATTCCAAAGATGAATATGCAGGTATGTCGGAACCTTCACCATATATTGGATTTCGACCGGTGGCGATCATTAATAACTAA
- a CDS encoding gliding motility-associated C-terminal domain-containing protein, with amino-acid sequence MRTIFLVLSFLLVIISDSKAQTGVCDSLVIPNVITPNNDGFNDFWVIECIEYFPDNEVQVYNRWGQIIYQAYGYDNNWNGTWDKTKGDLPDGTYVYIIKLNKVGEEKNITGSLTVTR; translated from the coding sequence ATGCGCACAATTTTTTTAGTTTTAAGTTTTTTATTGGTGATTATTTCTGATTCAAAAGCTCAAACGGGAGTTTGTGATTCCCTTGTCATTCCGAATGTTATCACTCCAAATAACGACGGATTTAACGATTTTTGGGTAATAGAATGTATTGAATATTTTCCCGACAATGAAGTACAGGTTTATAACAGATGGGGACAAATAATTTATCAGGCTTATGGTTATGATAATAATTGGAATGGAACATGGGATAAAACCAAAGGCGATCTTCCGGATGGCACTTATGTCTACATTATTAAATTAAATAAGGTCGGTGAAGAAAAAAATATTACAGGGTCCTTAACCGTCACGAGATGA
- the dprA gene encoding DNA-protecting protein DprA, with amino-acid sequence MYYFIALTLIPGIGPVNAKSLLSYCGSVEKIFNMKASQLLRIPGIGEAAANAIVSHDVFARVDEEMLFLEKKNVQCLTFLDDNFPKRLKNCVDSPIVLYYAGNADLNAEKIIGIVGTRNSTDYGKNICDNLITDIQAENILVVSGLAYGIDIAAHKACVKNNIPTVGVLAHGLDRIYPYTHREMATKMIQNGGLLTEFMSNTNPDRQNFPKRNRIVAGMIDALIVVETAENGGAVITATLADSYNKDVMAFPGNINSKFSKGCNNLIKTNRAALVENAADILSLMRWTKNEIIPKQQRTLFIEFTEEERLIYDLLQEKKEIGIDELTNSVALSPSTIAGNLLNLEFQGIVVSLPGKRYKLI; translated from the coding sequence ATGTATTACTTTATCGCTTTAACATTAATTCCGGGTATTGGGCCCGTTAATGCCAAGTCACTTTTAAGTTATTGTGGCAGTGTAGAAAAAATATTCAATATGAAAGCTTCCCAGTTACTTCGGATACCGGGAATTGGGGAAGCGGCAGCAAATGCTATTGTTAGTCACGATGTTTTTGCCAGAGTAGATGAGGAAATGTTGTTTTTGGAAAAGAAAAACGTACAATGTCTCACTTTTTTGGATGATAATTTCCCAAAACGCCTTAAAAACTGTGTTGATTCTCCCATAGTGCTTTATTATGCCGGAAATGCAGATCTTAATGCGGAAAAAATAATTGGAATCGTTGGAACAAGAAATTCCACCGATTATGGGAAAAATATTTGTGATAATCTGATAACGGATATTCAGGCTGAAAATATTCTGGTTGTAAGTGGGTTAGCCTATGGAATTGATATTGCGGCGCATAAAGCCTGTGTTAAAAATAATATTCCAACAGTAGGCGTGCTTGCACATGGCCTCGATAGAATTTATCCCTACACACATAGAGAAATGGCCACAAAAATGATTCAAAATGGCGGTTTACTCACTGAATTTATGAGTAATACAAATCCTGACCGGCAGAATTTCCCCAAAAGAAACCGGATAGTGGCAGGAATGATTGACGCTCTTATAGTGGTAGAAACTGCAGAAAACGGTGGTGCAGTAATTACCGCCACACTTGCCGATTCTTATAATAAGGATGTGATGGCATTTCCCGGAAATATCAACAGTAAATTCTCTAAGGGTTGCAATAATCTTATTAAAACGAACAGAGCGGCATTGGTGGAAAATGCGGCCGATATTTTATCCTTAATGCGCTGGACAAAAAATGAGATTATACCAAAACAACAGCGCACCTTGTTTATCGAGTTTACGGAGGAAGAAAGATTGATTTATGATCTATTACAGGAAAAAAAGGAGATAGGGATTGATGAGTTGACCAATAGCGTTGCACTCTCCCCAAGCACCATTGCGGGTAATTTATTGAATTTAGAATTTCAGGGAATAGTGGTTTCTCTGCCTGGAAAAAGGTATAAATTAATTTAG
- a CDS encoding response regulator: MKSQKDEVMQILLVEDNPGDIRLTQEALKEGSIKNVLNVVKDGVEALDYLKKKGKFMNNPTPDIILLDLNLPRKDGREVLAEIKADEYLKLIPVIILTTSDADQDIIRSYKLHANCFITKPVDLDQFIFIIRQIETFWFTVVKLPIKKY; this comes from the coding sequence ATGAAATCCCAAAAGGATGAAGTAATGCAGATTCTTCTTGTAGAAGATAACCCCGGCGATATCAGATTAACGCAGGAAGCTCTCAAAGAGGGGTCGATCAAAAATGTACTTAATGTGGTGAAAGATGGTGTGGAAGCCTTGGATTACCTGAAAAAAAAGGGTAAATTCATGAATAACCCCACTCCGGATATTATACTTTTGGACCTCAACCTGCCCCGAAAGGATGGTCGTGAAGTGTTGGCTGAAATTAAGGCAGATGAATATTTAAAGTTAATTCCTGTAATCATACTTACAACCTCTGATGCCGATCAGGACATCATTAGAAGTTATAAGTTGCATGCAAATTGCTTTATAACCAAACCGGTGGATCTCGACCAATTTATTTTTATAATTCGTCAGATCGAAACTTTTTGGTTTACTGTAGTTAAATTACCCATCAAAAAATACTGA
- the pckA gene encoding phosphoenolpyruvate carboxykinase (ATP) encodes MNESGIKNPSASLSKIGLNHTANAFWNLSPAELVEHTISRGFGVLADSGALVVDTGKFRGRAPKDKFTVRDEKTANTVDWNNVNFPVEGEVFDKLYQKVLNYLSSKDIWVRDNYACADPKYRINIRTINEFPWGNLFCDNMFLRPSLEEIKTQEPDWLIINAPEFQADPTVDGTREKNFAMIDFTKRIILIGGTGYTGEMKKGIFTVLNYWLPQEKGVLSMHCSANVGKDDDVAIFFGLSGTGKTTLSADPDRRLIGDDEHGWTEDSVFNFEGGCYAKCVNLSAENEPQIYSAIKFGSILENIEFYPGTRKVDFANITKTENTRVSYPIEYIDNIMQPSMGGLPKNIFFLTCDAFGVLPPISKLTPGQAMYQFLSGYTAKVAGTEAGITEPQLTFSTCFGAPFMPLHPTKYAEMLGEKMRKHKVNVWLINTGWSGGSYGTGKRMKLSYTRAMITAALKGELDNVQYLAHEVFGLMIPQSCPNVPSEILDPRNTWSDKTLYDTKAANLAVQFVHNFEKYADKANAEILAAAPKVTAKV; translated from the coding sequence ATGAACGAATCAGGAATAAAAAATCCTTCTGCTTCTTTAAGCAAGATCGGTCTGAACCATACAGCTAACGCCTTTTGGAATTTATCACCTGCCGAACTGGTGGAACATACCATCTCACGCGGTTTTGGAGTGCTCGCAGACAGTGGAGCCCTGGTTGTGGATACCGGAAAATTCAGGGGAAGAGCGCCAAAAGATAAATTTACTGTTCGCGATGAAAAAACTGCCAACACAGTAGACTGGAACAATGTAAACTTTCCTGTAGAAGGGGAAGTTTTTGACAAATTGTATCAAAAAGTATTGAATTACCTGAGTTCTAAGGATATTTGGGTGCGCGATAATTATGCTTGTGCTGATCCCAAATACCGGATCAATATCCGCACCATCAACGAATTTCCCTGGGGGAACCTTTTTTGCGACAATATGTTTTTACGTCCTTCCTTAGAAGAAATAAAAACACAAGAACCCGATTGGCTTATCATTAATGCACCCGAATTTCAAGCAGATCCAACAGTTGATGGAACGCGGGAAAAGAATTTCGCCATGATCGATTTTACCAAACGTATAATTTTAATTGGTGGAACAGGTTATACCGGTGAAATGAAAAAGGGAATTTTCACGGTTTTAAACTATTGGTTACCACAGGAAAAAGGCGTTTTAAGTATGCATTGTTCCGCTAATGTTGGCAAGGATGATGATGTGGCTATTTTCTTCGGTTTATCAGGAACCGGTAAAACAACTTTGAGTGCTGATCCGGATAGGAGATTGATTGGTGATGACGAACACGGCTGGACAGAAGATAGTGTTTTTAATTTTGAAGGCGGTTGTTATGCCAAATGTGTGAATCTTTCCGCAGAAAATGAGCCTCAGATATACAGTGCGATAAAATTCGGTTCCATCCTGGAAAATATTGAGTTTTATCCCGGAACCAGAAAAGTGGATTTTGCAAATATTACTAAAACGGAAAATACACGGGTAAGTTATCCAATAGAATATATCGATAATATCATGCAACCAAGCATGGGCGGACTTCCGAAAAATATTTTCTTTCTAACCTGTGATGCTTTTGGTGTTTTGCCTCCGATAAGTAAACTAACACCCGGACAGGCAATGTATCAGTTTTTGAGCGGATATACTGCTAAAGTTGCGGGCACGGAAGCAGGTATCACCGAACCTCAGCTTACATTCTCCACTTGTTTTGGAGCACCGTTTATGCCTTTGCATCCCACTAAATATGCGGAGATGCTGGGTGAAAAAATGCGTAAACACAAAGTAAATGTTTGGTTAATAAATACCGGATGGTCCGGCGGATCATATGGTACCGGTAAACGTATGAAATTATCCTATACCAGAGCAATGATTACCGCTGCTTTAAAAGGAGAATTGGACAATGTCCAATATTTGGCGCACGAGGTATTCGGCTTAATGATTCCACAATCTTGTCCAAATGTACCATCTGAAATTTTAGATCCAAGAAATACCTGGTCTGATAAAACACTATATGATACTAAAGCTGCAAACCTTGCTGTTCAATTTGTGCACAATTTCGAAAAGTATGCGGATAAGGCAAACGCGGAAATACTTGCGGCTGCACCAAAGGTGACTGCTAAAGTATAA
- a CDS encoding 16S rRNA (uracil(1498)-N(3))-methyltransferase, which yields MHLFYAPDITGTDNYRLSEKESHHIINVLRSVIGDKMHLTDGKGNIYETELIEITKKYGIVRILSHKKHPPKRFKIHIAIAPPKTGDRVDFLLEKLTELGADIITPLESQNSERRKFNREKEEHTLISAIKQSGNPFLPVLNEMTGFNKFITSIKDDHSEKYICYCSGDTKDLLARLYQAPHNVIICIGPEGDFTEEEVKFAMENKFIPAGLGDQIMRTETAGILCCGIINTINQLSS from the coding sequence ATGCATTTATTTTATGCACCTGACATAACTGGAACTGATAACTACCGGCTTTCTGAAAAGGAATCGCATCACATAATTAATGTATTGCGATCTGTAATTGGTGATAAAATGCATTTGACAGATGGGAAAGGTAATATTTACGAAACGGAATTAATTGAGATCACCAAAAAGTATGGTATTGTTAGAATTCTATCCCATAAAAAACATCCTCCCAAAAGATTTAAAATACATATTGCAATCGCTCCCCCAAAAACGGGAGATCGTGTTGATTTTTTGCTGGAGAAATTAACGGAACTTGGAGCAGATATCATTACACCTTTGGAATCTCAAAATTCTGAAAGAAGAAAATTCAACCGCGAAAAGGAAGAACATACCCTGATATCCGCAATAAAACAATCAGGCAATCCGTTTTTACCGGTATTAAATGAAATGACCGGATTTAATAAATTTATCACTTCGATCAAGGATGATCATTCCGAAAAGTATATCTGTTATTGCAGTGGAGATACCAAAGATCTGTTAGCGAGGTTATACCAGGCTCCCCATAATGTAATTATCTGTATTGGACCGGAAGGTGACTTTACGGAGGAAGAGGTTAAATTTGCAATGGAAAATAAATTTATACCCGCGGGACTTGGAGATCAGATCATGCGAACAGAAACGGCAGGAATTTTGTGCTGTGGGATCATAAATACCATTAATCAACTTAGCTCATGA
- a CDS encoding DUF4159 domain-containing protein, which produces MKIAGTFFILSLTCLISSFSPPAPAYSIALLKYNGGGDWYANPTSLPNLVEFCNKNLDININPDPPTIEAGSPQLFNYPFLHMTGHGNVVFSNEEAQNMRTYLLAGGFLHIDDNYGMDPYVRPALKKVFPELDLIELPFSHPIFHQKYDFKNGLPKIHEHDNKSPQAFGLFWEGRLLCLYTFECDLGDGWEDADVHKDPEETRQKALQMGANIIQYVFMGRSDL; this is translated from the coding sequence ATGAAAATAGCAGGTACTTTCTTTATACTTTCACTCACTTGCTTGATAAGCAGCTTTTCACCACCGGCACCTGCTTATTCCATTGCACTTTTAAAATATAACGGGGGAGGAGATTGGTATGCAAATCCAACATCGCTCCCTAATCTTGTGGAATTTTGCAATAAGAACCTCGACATTAATATTAATCCCGATCCGCCAACCATTGAAGCGGGGAGTCCTCAATTATTTAATTACCCCTTTTTGCATATGACCGGCCACGGAAATGTGGTTTTTTCCAACGAGGAAGCGCAGAATATGAGGACCTATTTACTTGCCGGGGGCTTTTTGCACATTGATGATAATTATGGTATGGATCCTTATGTGCGTCCGGCCCTTAAAAAAGTTTTCCCTGAACTGGACCTGATAGAGCTTCCGTTTAGTCATCCCATTTTTCATCAGAAATATGATTTTAAGAATGGTTTGCCTAAAATTCACGAGCACGACAATAAGTCTCCTCAAGCCTTTGGTTTGTTCTGGGAGGGCAGGCTTTTATGTTTGTATACTTTTGAATGTGACCTTGGCGATGGTTGGGAGGATGCTGATGTACACAAGGATCCTGAGGAAACAAGACAAAAGGCATTACAGATGGGTGCTAACATAATTCAATATGTTTTTATGGGTCGTTCTGACCTTTAA
- a CDS encoding T9SS type A sorting domain-containing protein → MKQHFLLAVSFLVNSILLAQTPEKKVLLQTHNGEFNNLISADLDNNGIDDFIVTEGYINWFEGTGDTTWGNSHVIAEDGLLNVSDCRVIDVDLDGLVDLFYITGYGAYNFGWLKNPGVVDAEWINNELPGAYYDFIGLFDVDGDSDNDLVYENDGSLLKWRENIDMDFSEIHTIPDALPSLASSSVCDFDQDGDMDWTGYFYDCCVKYFENNSDGTFTEFMISTDEYEDNVYTTDVNGDGYSDIMITYYYEIDVATFNPITNTFNPVAYWDNAYVTNLQFKDMDNDGDEDWVIFEQVGGDKYILWVERTMGEPMLMDDVEYLITGLPSLSPYISLIDLDNDNKCDVWTANGIGVDVYLNQLPAGFASFPTSPENTCMRMDISRIFDIDNDGDNDLMVASHNGRLGWFKYDIATDSFYSVHYLPNFESSPYPTLMKEFDFDLDGDMDLITSFRSSGGAEQIAYYCINDGDGNFSIHEFDDMAFNDIWLTDADEDGDDDLVVMQFSSPNYLHLYLNSADTSNLFVYEEQITLTSTWKSFDMIDIDNDGDDDFIGARLYSTQIQLITNISGGTFSAPDLYYTTPCSSVAALYTDDFDGDADIDFMYVCTTTENVTLATNNLGSFNYTAIGQFSDNLISGPSYMETRDINSDNIPDLINSQYAGSTDIKLSTGPGTFMEEYVNIYSEFGQFGYFDNNTIVDFIGATDFEFYINYNAIFSAPVYTISEPDATYLEENGTSDGVTITFTEIPQVELRIDIYPSGSIDAGAGEGMPVQLIFSPDETALIPQTISWLVPDDLIVEDIVYNNVQILNDPLSWGIYDGAINEIYNYMVTDNDAGLFMDVADITLTEGVTAATITGHLNIIPTAESILNIIPDEHINAGEGTGEITTLPITSGIDGLNEFIFTLSVENDFIHELTYYEEINFDLSSADILLEELIADPLPVIINDNDYVSVSTAFPAGTITEEIEPFTIGFNLSSAPEANVIIHAIPNMQFDLGAGAGVPVSMTFIADGTLPVYQNFSGTAVEDAVYEGLHSGVITFTIETTDPFYEVWTIDDLFLNIIDNTEIAGVNVAFPNTDYFVEGSMDIPGELSLFSIPDEEVIVYATPDAQLDLGGGAGNMIYFTFEPNDTALIPQQINISVVDDILVEGDHIGTITFTSESYDILYQDITIADIIVNITDNDNTVAIEESTEIFPVIYPTINNGIFTVETGPLSVGAIISVINMTGQIVFAQTAQQTNSIDISSFASGKYFVLLNNNDKMYTNPIEIVK, encoded by the coding sequence ATGAAACAACATTTTTTACTTGCAGTCTCTTTTCTGGTAAATTCAATTTTATTGGCACAAACACCGGAAAAAAAAGTTTTATTACAAACACATAATGGCGAATTCAATAATTTAATTTCTGCCGACCTTGACAATAATGGAATTGATGATTTTATTGTAACAGAAGGGTATATAAACTGGTTTGAAGGAACCGGAGATACTACCTGGGGAAATTCGCATGTTATTGCAGAAGATGGATTACTTAATGTTAGTGATTGTCGTGTAATTGATGTTGATCTCGATGGATTAGTTGATCTATTTTACATAACAGGTTATGGTGCGTATAATTTCGGTTGGCTTAAAAATCCGGGAGTTGTAGATGCAGAATGGATAAATAATGAATTACCCGGTGCTTATTACGATTTTATCGGTTTATTTGATGTTGATGGTGATAGCGATAACGATCTTGTTTATGAAAACGACGGATCACTTTTAAAGTGGAGAGAAAATATTGATATGGATTTTTCTGAAATTCATACAATACCTGATGCACTGCCATCTTTAGCTTCAAGCTCGGTGTGCGATTTTGATCAGGATGGTGATATGGATTGGACAGGATATTTTTATGATTGTTGTGTAAAATATTTTGAAAATAATAGTGATGGCACATTTACGGAATTTATGATTTCTACGGATGAATATGAAGATAATGTTTATACTACAGATGTAAATGGTGATGGTTATTCAGATATTATGATCACATATTATTATGAAATAGATGTTGCAACTTTTAACCCGATAACGAATACTTTTAATCCGGTAGCATATTGGGATAATGCATATGTTACCAATCTACAGTTTAAGGATATGGATAATGATGGAGATGAGGACTGGGTAATATTCGAACAAGTTGGCGGCGATAAGTATATTTTATGGGTGGAGCGCACCATGGGAGAACCTATGTTGATGGATGATGTTGAATACCTGATTACTGGTTTACCCTCCTTATCTCCATATATTTCATTAATTGATTTAGATAACGATAATAAATGTGATGTTTGGACCGCTAATGGAATTGGAGTTGATGTTTACTTAAATCAATTACCTGCAGGATTTGCATCATTTCCAACAAGCCCGGAAAATACCTGTATGAGAATGGACATCAGTCGCATTTTTGATATTGATAATGATGGAGATAACGATCTTATGGTAGCATCGCATAATGGTAGATTGGGTTGGTTTAAATATGATATTGCAACGGATTCATTTTATAGTGTTCATTATTTACCAAATTTTGAATCCAGTCCTTATCCTACATTGATGAAAGAATTTGATTTTGACTTGGATGGTGATATGGATCTTATTACTTCTTTCAGAAGTTCAGGAGGTGCAGAACAAATTGCTTATTATTGTATAAATGATGGCGACGGAAATTTTAGTATTCATGAATTTGATGATATGGCATTCAACGATATTTGGCTTACCGATGCCGATGAAGATGGTGATGATGATCTTGTAGTTATGCAATTTTCATCACCAAATTATTTGCATTTGTATTTAAATTCTGCAGATACCAGTAATTTATTTGTTTATGAAGAACAAATTACCCTTACCAGCACTTGGAAATCATTTGATATGATAGATATTGACAATGATGGTGATGATGATTTTATTGGGGCCAGATTATATTCAACGCAGATACAATTAATTACAAATATTTCCGGTGGAACATTTTCAGCTCCTGATCTATATTATACAACACCTTGTTCTTCAGTTGCAGCATTATATACTGACGATTTTGATGGGGATGCTGATATTGATTTTATGTACGTTTGCACAACAACCGAAAATGTTACCCTTGCAACAAATAACCTTGGGAGTTTTAATTACACTGCTATCGGTCAATTTAGTGATAACCTGATCTCAGGTCCTTCGTATATGGAAACCAGAGATATTAATAGTGATAATATTCCTGATCTCATAAACTCACAATATGCAGGTTCAACAGATATTAAATTGTCAACAGGTCCTGGAACTTTCATGGAAGAATATGTGAATATTTATTCAGAATTTGGACAATTTGGTTATTTCGATAATAATACAATTGTAGATTTTATTGGAGCAACTGATTTTGAATTTTATATTAATTATAATGCAATATTTTCAGCGCCTGTTTATACTATTTCAGAACCTGATGCAACGTATTTAGAAGAAAACGGAACCTCCGATGGAGTAACTATAACATTTACAGAAATACCACAAGTGGAATTGAGGATAGATATTTATCCTTCCGGTAGTATTGATGCCGGAGCAGGGGAAGGTATGCCGGTGCAATTGATATTTTCTCCCGATGAAACGGCTTTGATCCCTCAAACTATTAGTTGGTTGGTTCCTGATGATTTAATTGTTGAAGATATTGTTTACAATAACGTTCAAATTCTAAATGATCCTTTAAGTTGGGGAATTTATGACGGTGCAATAAATGAAATTTACAACTATATGGTTACAGATAATGATGCCGGTTTATTTATGGACGTTGCCGATATTACTTTAACAGAAGGTGTAACAGCTGCTACGATTACTGGGCATTTAAATATTATCCCTACAGCAGAATCAATATTAAATATAATTCCTGATGAACATATTAATGCGGGCGAGGGAACAGGTGAAATTACAACCCTCCCTATAACTTCCGGTATCGACGGATTAAATGAATTTATTTTTACACTTTCCGTAGAAAATGATTTTATTCATGAACTCACTTATTATGAAGAGATAAATTTTGATCTGAGTTCTGCGGACATACTTTTAGAGGAATTAATTGCGGATCCACTTCCGGTAATAATAAATGACAACGATTATGTTTCCGTATCAACGGCTTTTCCTGCAGGCACAATTACAGAAGAAATAGAACCTTTTACCATTGGATTTAATTTAAGCTCCGCACCGGAAGCTAACGTTATTATTCATGCAATTCCCAATATGCAATTTGATTTAGGTGCAGGAGCAGGTGTTCCGGTATCAATGACTTTTATTGCAGATGGTACTTTACCTGTTTATCAAAACTTTAGTGGAACTGCTGTGGAAGATGCTGTTTATGAAGGACTTCATTCTGGAGTTATCACCTTTACAATTGAAACCACTGATCCATTTTATGAAGTTTGGACTATTGATGATCTGTTTTTAAATATTATTGATAATACTGAAATCGCAGGTGTGAATGTTGCTTTTCCCAACACTGATTATTTTGTGGAAGGATCTATGGATATTCCAGGTGAATTAAGTTTATTTTCAATTCCTGATGAAGAAGTAATTGTGTATGCTACTCCGGATGCGCAACTCGATCTTGGAGGCGGCGCCGGAAATATGATTTATTTTACTTTTGAACCTAATGATACAGCTTTAATTCCTCAACAAATAAATATATCGGTTGTGGATGATATTTTAGTGGAAGGAGATCATATTGGTACCATTACATTTACAAGCGAGTCGTATGATATTCTTTACCAAGACATTACTATTGCTGATATAATTGTAAATATTACCGATAATGACAATACAGTTGCCATTGAAGAGTCTACAGAAATCTTCCCTGTAATTTATCCAACGATCAATAACGGTATATTCACTGTTGAAACTGGTCCGCTATCTGTTGGTGCAATTATTTCTGTTATAAATATGACGGGGCAGATCGTTTTTGCGCAAACTGCACAACAAACGAATTCTATTGATATATCATCATTTGCTTCCGGAAAATATTTTGTTTTGCTTAACAATAATGATAAAATGTATACAAACCCCATTGAGATCGTAAAATAA